Proteins encoded within one genomic window of Carassius carassius chromosome 22, fCarCar2.1, whole genome shotgun sequence:
- the LOC132099149 gene encoding complement C1q-like protein 4 — translation MNINAESEKLKNMEERMQKLEETLTKVLSENAALKSTVRDSQNKIESLQKENDFIKNNKSLLFIAKKVAFSAGLLSSGLGHTGPIGTAKTLVYSKVFSNVGSAYDSNTGVFKAPMKGVYYFRFYAHCHIGTKMAVSLLKNGQTQCTVFSWKPVTNGNASNGIVLKLESGDEMSTQLWANTWVYDDANSYTSFSGFLIFPS, via the exons ATGAACATTAATGCTGAGTCTGAGAAGCTTAAAAACATGGAGGAAAGGATGCAAAAATTAGAAGAAACACTTACCAAAGTATTGTCTGAGAATGCAG CTTTAAAAAGCACAGTACGTGACTCACAAAATAAGATTGAATCTTTacagaaagaaaatgattttattaaaaataacaagtcACTATTGTTCATAGCCAAAAAAGTTGCCTTCTCAGCTGGACTTCTGTCATCTGGATTAGGACACACTGGCCCCATTGGTACTGCAAAAACTCTAGTCTACAGCAAAGTTTTCAGTAATGTTGGAAGTGCCTATGACTCAAATACTG GTGTCTTCAAAGCACCAATGAAAGGAGTCTATTACTTCAGATTTTATGCTCATTGTCACATTGGTACCAAAATGGCAGTCAGTCTCTTGAAGAATGGTCAAACTCAATGCACTGTGTTTTCTTGGAAGCCTGTCACCAATGGTAATGCCAGCAATGGTATTGTTCTCAAACTGGAGTCTGGTGATGAAATGTCTACTCAACTTTGGGCGAACACCTGGGTTTATGATGATGCAAACAGTTACACCAGTTTCAGTGGTTTTCTTATTTTCCCCTCgtga